In Sphingobacterium sp. lm-10, one DNA window encodes the following:
- a CDS encoding glycoside hydrolase family 43 protein, whose amino-acid sequence MMIKKLKNISSALLYASSVFLFGACQQDAATSGTEALFSNFNYTGNDAVYDNYPLPEGQFYSPILQGCYPDPSITRKGEDYYLVNSSFVMFPGVPIFHSTDLVNWKQLGHVLDRESQLDVKNAGISEGIYAPDIQYNPHNDTFYMVTTQISAGIGNMVVKTDDPKKGDWTDPIKLNFDGIDPALFFDDDGKAYIVHNDAPDEGKELYKGHRVIKIWDYDLEKDQVIAGTDQIIVDGGVDIQEKPIWIEGPHIYKKDGKYFLMCAEGGTGGNHSEVIFIGDSPRGPFKPAATNPILSQRHLDKSRTDRVEWAGHADLVEGPGGAWYGVFLAVRPNSNNLVNTGRETFILPVDWTGKWPVFAGGMEALKPYVPMPEGVSNQTQTGRYFPNGNFSFQDNFQQTELDARWVALRGSREKFLRRHDSGLHISPSAVSINEKKPISALFYRQQHKDFTAEVDLNYLPRSHKDLAGITCMQSEAFYYTLGLTKKNDEYYLVLEQMSDGVSTILAQEKIKHPEDLSLRVASKNDYYQFSFKQGDADYRAVGDVLSGNILSTDVAGGFTGALIGLYATSANHIAWDTQ is encoded by the coding sequence ATGATGATAAAAAAGCTAAAAAATATATCGAGCGCTTTGCTTTACGCAAGTAGTGTTTTCCTTTTCGGCGCTTGTCAGCAAGATGCAGCGACATCTGGAACAGAAGCCCTTTTCAGCAATTTTAACTATACAGGAAATGATGCCGTGTATGACAATTATCCTTTGCCGGAAGGCCAATTTTATAGTCCTATTCTCCAAGGATGCTATCCCGATCCTAGTATCACCAGAAAAGGAGAAGACTATTATCTGGTCAACTCCTCCTTCGTGATGTTTCCTGGCGTACCCATATTTCATTCTACGGATCTGGTTAATTGGAAGCAATTAGGACATGTACTGGATCGCGAAAGCCAGCTTGACGTCAAAAATGCGGGGATTAGCGAAGGAATCTATGCGCCGGATATTCAATACAATCCACACAATGATACCTTCTATATGGTCACGACGCAAATCTCTGCCGGGATAGGAAACATGGTGGTGAAGACGGATGATCCTAAAAAAGGAGATTGGACAGATCCGATCAAATTGAATTTTGATGGTATCGATCCGGCGTTATTCTTTGATGACGATGGCAAAGCGTATATCGTACACAACGATGCGCCCGACGAAGGGAAGGAACTATACAAAGGACATCGCGTCATCAAAATTTGGGATTACGATCTGGAAAAAGATCAGGTGATTGCCGGTACAGACCAAATCATTGTCGATGGAGGGGTGGATATTCAGGAAAAGCCGATATGGATAGAAGGGCCACATATCTATAAAAAGGATGGAAAGTATTTTTTGATGTGCGCAGAAGGAGGAACAGGAGGCAATCATAGCGAAGTGATTTTCATCGGAGATAGCCCGCGCGGTCCGTTTAAACCTGCTGCTACCAATCCGATACTCTCTCAAAGACATTTGGATAAATCAAGGACAGATCGGGTAGAATGGGCTGGGCATGCGGATTTGGTGGAAGGTCCCGGCGGAGCATGGTATGGAGTCTTTTTAGCGGTGCGCCCAAACAGTAATAATCTAGTCAACACCGGTCGGGAGACTTTTATACTTCCTGTAGATTGGACTGGGAAATGGCCCGTATTCGCAGGAGGCATGGAAGCTTTAAAACCCTACGTTCCCATGCCAGAGGGCGTTTCAAACCAGACGCAAACAGGACGCTATTTTCCCAATGGAAACTTCAGCTTTCAGGATAACTTTCAGCAGACCGAGTTAGATGCGCGTTGGGTAGCCTTACGTGGTTCGCGTGAAAAATTTCTGCGGCGGCATGATTCAGGTCTACACATCAGCCCTTCGGCAGTGAGCATAAACGAAAAGAAACCAATCTCCGCACTCTTCTATAGACAGCAGCATAAAGATTTTACGGCCGAGGTGGACCTGAATTACCTGCCTAGATCGCACAAGGATCTTGCAGGTATCACCTGTATGCAAAGTGAAGCATTTTACTATACATTGGGTCTGACGAAGAAGAATGACGAATACTACCTCGTGTTAGAGCAAATGTCAGACGGTGTGTCCACAATTCTAGCGCAGGAAAAAATAAAGCATCCAGAAGACCTGAGTTTGCGTGTAGCATCCAAGAATGATTATTACCAGTTCTCCTTTAAACAAGGGGATGCAGACTATAGAGCGGTGGGTGATGTCCTTTCCGGAAATATCCTTTCCACTGATGTGGCCGGTGGCTTTACCGGGGCTTTGATCGGGCTATATGCTACCTCGGCAAATCACATAGCATGGGATACTCAGTAG